From the genome of Moritella sp. F3, one region includes:
- the nagB gene encoding glucosamine-6-phosphate deaminase, whose protein sequence is MRLIPLITPAQVGRWSAAYIVNKINAFNPTADKPFVLGLPTGGTPLTTYKELIKLYQAGDVSFKHVVTFNMDEYVGIDKNHPESYYTFMHSNFFDHVDIQEENVNLLNGQAEDLEAECQRYEDKIKSYGQINLFMGGVGVDGHIAFNEPASSLASRTRVKTLTEDTRIVNSRFFDNDISQVPKLALTVGVGTLLDSKEILVLITGHNKALALEAAVEGSVNHLWTISALQLHAKSIIACDEPATMELKVKTVRYFKELEAQNIQSFISE, encoded by the coding sequence ATGAGATTAATCCCTTTAATTACCCCTGCTCAAGTCGGTCGCTGGAGCGCTGCTTATATCGTTAATAAAATTAACGCGTTTAACCCAACAGCAGATAAACCGTTTGTTTTAGGTCTACCAACTGGCGGTACTCCTCTTACTACGTATAAAGAACTAATCAAATTATACCAAGCGGGTGACGTTAGCTTCAAACACGTAGTTACTTTCAACATGGATGAATACGTAGGTATAGATAAAAATCACCCAGAAAGCTACTACACATTCATGCACAGTAACTTTTTCGATCACGTAGATATTCAAGAAGAGAACGTTAACCTACTAAACGGTCAAGCTGAAGATTTAGAAGCTGAATGTCAGCGTTACGAAGATAAAATCAAAAGCTACGGTCAAATTAACCTGTTCATGGGTGGCGTAGGTGTTGATGGTCATATCGCATTTAACGAACCAGCATCATCACTGGCTTCACGTACACGCGTTAAAACACTAACCGAAGATACGCGTATCGTTAACTCACGTTTCTTCGACAACGACATTAGCCAGGTGCCAAAATTAGCACTGACTGTTGGTGTTGGTACACTATTAGATTCAAAAGAAATTTTAGTGTTAATCACAGGCCACAACAAGGCATTAGCACTTGAAGCTGCTGTTGAAGGCAGCGTAAATCACCTTTGGACTATCTCTGCACTACAGCTACATGCTAAATCAATCATTGCTTGTGATGAACCAGCGACGATGGAATTAAAAGTGAAAACGGTACGCTACTTTAAAGAGCTAGAAGCACAAAACATTCAAAGCTTTATTTCGGAGTAA
- a CDS encoding DUF4382 domain-containing protein, translated as MKFIKVSVLVLSLLLTACGGDNDDSAYFTVSFSVSDAPVDSADNVVIAFDQLEFIKTDGTRIIVAVDDDSAGHHYQQIDLLDYPGSNSALILTDQVLPVGDYKELIIHIEANKTLSYVNDSNGTNELKQPSNKLKLGSFTVKDETVQSFTIEFDLRKSLVMRGNTGNNNGYILKPHGVTIVDNDTAASLKGTVDSDLFSAGSCINDTGNYVYLYAGHDLDSSKLVDNFDADDDTFNDVPPDIGSFSPYTSTSVDLSTGDYAFGYLPPGKYTVAFSCSAIDDDPVQFDALTIPDPISQFQNVTLLDSQEVIHNFNL; from the coding sequence TTGAAATTCATTAAAGTTTCTGTACTGGTATTGTCATTATTGCTCACTGCTTGTGGTGGCGATAATGATGATAGCGCATATTTCACGGTTTCTTTTTCTGTTTCCGATGCACCAGTTGATAGTGCTGATAATGTGGTTATTGCATTCGACCAGTTAGAGTTTATTAAAACCGATGGCACACGTATCATTGTCGCTGTGGATGACGACAGCGCTGGTCATCATTATCAACAAATAGACCTACTTGATTACCCCGGCTCTAATTCCGCTTTAATTTTGACTGACCAAGTATTACCTGTGGGCGATTACAAAGAATTAATTATTCATATCGAGGCTAATAAAACTTTAAGTTATGTGAATGATAGTAATGGCACCAATGAGTTAAAGCAGCCGAGTAATAAGTTAAAGCTGGGCAGCTTCACTGTCAAAGACGAAACCGTACAAAGTTTTACTATCGAATTCGACTTACGTAAATCTCTCGTCATGCGTGGCAACACTGGTAATAATAATGGCTATATCTTAAAACCACATGGGGTGACTATCGTTGATAATGATACTGCTGCATCCTTGAAGGGCACGGTAGATAGTGATTTATTTTCTGCAGGTAGTTGCATCAATGACACGGGTAATTATGTGTATTTATATGCAGGTCATGATTTAGATAGTAGTAAGTTGGTAGATAATTTTGATGCCGACGATGATACATTTAATGATGTTCCACCTGATATAGGCTCATTTTCGCCATACACATCAACATCGGTGGATTTAAGCACTGGTGATTATGCTTTTGGCTACCTGCCACCAGGAAAGTATACCGTTGCGTTTAGTTGCAGTGCGATTGATGATGATCCGGTGCAGTTTGATGCATTGACTATTCCAGATCCAATATCACAATTTCAAAACGTTACTTTGCTGGACTCGCAAGAAGTGATTCATAACTTTAATCTGTGA
- the yciH gene encoding stress response translation initiation inhibitor YciH, whose protein sequence is MSIDMHFDDNIRMVFSTETGRIKEEKQVEVAPEGDGIVRIRRETKGRKGKGATTISGIDLPEKDLKALAKELKKKSGVGGSVKDFIIEIQGDQRDMAKEFLEKKGYTVKLAGG, encoded by the coding sequence ATGAGTATCGATATGCATTTTGATGACAATATCCGCATGGTTTTCTCAACCGAAACTGGCCGTATTAAAGAAGAAAAACAAGTTGAAGTGGCACCTGAAGGTGACGGTATCGTGCGTATTCGCCGTGAAACTAAAGGCCGAAAAGGCAAAGGCGCGACGACAATTAGTGGTATCGACTTACCCGAGAAAGACTTAAAAGCACTCGCTAAAGAATTAAAAAAGAAAAGTGGCGTAGGCGGTAGCGTTAAAGACTTCATCATCGAGATACAAGGTGATCAACGTGACATGGCTAAAGAATTTTTAGAGAAAAAAGGCTATACAGTGAAACTCGCGGGCGGTTAA
- the tpx gene encoding thiol peroxidase, with the protein MTQVTFQGDAVNILGSIPAVGSLAPAFSLTAGDLSDLTLVSLQGKKVVLNIFPSIDTPVCAAGVRKFNEAAAALENTVVVCISADLPFATGRFCEVEGIANVQHASTFRSPEFAEAYGVAIPDGALRGLTTRAVVCINAEGVVTHSELVAEITDEANYELALQAL; encoded by the coding sequence ATGACTCAAGTTACTTTTCAAGGTGATGCTGTAAACATCCTAGGCTCTATTCCAGCGGTTGGTTCACTAGCACCGGCATTCTCATTAACAGCTGGCGACTTGTCTGATTTAACACTTGTTAGCTTACAAGGTAAGAAAGTTGTACTAAATATTTTCCCAAGTATCGATACGCCTGTATGTGCTGCTGGCGTGCGTAAATTTAACGAAGCTGCAGCAGCATTAGAAAATACTGTTGTTGTATGTATTTCTGCAGACTTACCATTTGCGACAGGTCGCTTTTGTGAAGTTGAAGGCATTGCAAACGTGCAACACGCATCAACATTCCGTAGCCCTGAGTTTGCTGAAGCTTACGGTGTTGCTATCCCTGATGGCGCATTACGTGGTTTAACAACACGTGCTGTAGTATGTATCAATGCTGAAGGTGTTGTGACACACAGTGAATTAGTAGCTGAAATTACTGACGAAGCTAACTATGAGCTAGCACTTCAAGCGCTATAA
- a CDS encoding outer membrane beta-barrel protein: protein MKYKQRLSVSLLAMSVLMHSGSVAAESFVAPFGGYAFGTSDFSTVDSTSQAESSVKIAESEHWGVMAGVTTSDPGSIYLLYSHQSTEFSIGDNLNQPEITKLDIDYLHLGGALYFPQGKFRPYITTSAGLTQMRPDNGFSNETNFSMSIGGGAEYQFTSNFALFADVRGYATFISSSQSLFCNSGNCKWLVDADLMWQGQVSIGAKLTF, encoded by the coding sequence ATGAAGTACAAGCAAAGACTTAGCGTTAGCCTGTTGGCTATGAGTGTGTTGATGCACTCTGGGAGCGTGGCCGCAGAATCATTTGTCGCGCCGTTTGGTGGTTACGCTTTTGGAACCAGTGACTTTTCTACTGTAGATAGCACCAGCCAAGCAGAAAGCTCGGTTAAGATTGCAGAGTCTGAGCATTGGGGGGTGATGGCTGGCGTGACAACGTCAGATCCGGGCAGTATTTATTTACTTTATAGTCATCAATCGACAGAATTTAGTATTGGCGATAATTTAAATCAACCTGAAATAACTAAGCTAGACATTGACTACTTACATTTGGGGGGGGCATTGTACTTCCCCCAAGGTAAATTTAGACCTTATATTACTACCAGTGCTGGCTTAACGCAGATGCGCCCAGATAATGGCTTCTCTAATGAAACTAATTTCTCTATGAGTATTGGCGGTGGCGCTGAGTATCAATTTACTTCAAATTTTGCGCTGTTTGCGGATGTGCGTGGGTATGCCACGTTTATTAGTAGCTCGCAGTCGCTATTTTGTAATAGCGGCAACTGTAAGTGGCTGGTTGATGCGGATTTAATGTGGCAAGGACAAGTTAGCATAGGCGCAAAACTGACGTTTTAA
- the nagA gene encoding N-acetylglucosamine-6-phosphate deacetylase, with the protein MYALTNCTIYTNDSVLTEHCVIVDGEYIHDLVTLASCPADIEKIDLAGASLTAGFIDLQLNGCGGVLFNTNISVKTLEIMQETNERFGCTSYLPTLITATDNAMKSAIETMTEYLAKHSNQALGLHLEGPYLSTAKKGIHSIDLIRRSEQAMIDHISNNSAVISKVTLAPENTDPVHIEQLVAADVLVSVGHSNATYTECMQGFDAGARFATHLFNAMTSITGRDPGVVGAIYDHQDVYAGIIVDGHHVDYANVRMSHRLMGEKLVLVTDAVAPAGANIESFDFVGTEVFYRDGKCVGADGTLGGSALTMIEAVENTVKHVGLPLDETLRMANLYPAKAIGVEDKLGSIAKGKVANLTAFDADFTVIKTIVNGQVKSF; encoded by the coding sequence ATGTATGCACTCACTAATTGTACTATCTACACAAACGATAGTGTGTTAACTGAGCACTGTGTAATTGTCGATGGTGAATACATTCATGACCTTGTTACACTTGCTAGTTGCCCTGCAGATATTGAAAAAATTGACCTTGCAGGCGCAAGCTTAACAGCTGGTTTCATTGACCTACAGCTTAACGGTTGTGGTGGGGTCTTATTTAACACTAACATCAGTGTTAAAACCCTTGAAATCATGCAAGAAACCAATGAACGATTTGGTTGTACTAGCTACTTACCAACATTAATTACGGCTACCGATAATGCAATGAAATCGGCTATCGAAACGATGACGGAATATTTAGCGAAGCACAGTAACCAAGCGCTGGGTTTGCATTTAGAAGGTCCTTACCTGTCCACAGCGAAAAAAGGCATTCACAGCATTGACCTTATTCGCCGTAGTGAACAAGCGATGATCGACCACATCAGCAACAACAGTGCCGTGATTAGCAAAGTAACCTTAGCACCAGAAAATACTGACCCTGTACACATTGAACAATTAGTTGCAGCAGATGTATTAGTATCTGTTGGTCACTCCAACGCGACTTATACTGAATGTATGCAAGGTTTTGATGCGGGGGCGCGCTTTGCTACTCACCTGTTTAACGCGATGACATCTATTACAGGTCGTGATCCTGGTGTGGTTGGTGCGATTTACGATCATCAAGACGTTTACGCCGGTATCATCGTTGATGGCCATCATGTTGATTACGCCAATGTGCGTATGAGCCATAGGCTGATGGGTGAAAAATTAGTCTTAGTGACCGATGCTGTTGCGCCAGCGGGTGCTAACATCGAATCTTTTGACTTCGTGGGCACAGAAGTGTTCTATCGTGATGGTAAATGTGTTGGTGCCGATGGTACACTAGGCGGCTCAGCATTAACTATGATCGAAGCAGTTGAAAATACAGTGAAACACGTTGGCTTACCGCTAGACGAAACACTGCGCATGGCAAATCTATACCCAGCGAAAGCAATCGGTGTAGAAGACAAACTTGGTAGCATTGCAAAAGGCAAAGTGGCCAATTTAACAGCCTTTGATGCGGACTTCACTGTTATCAAAACGATCGTCAACGGACAAGTGAAAAGCTTCTAA
- the nagE gene encoding N-acetylglucosamine-specific PTS transporter subunit IIBC: MFSYLQKIGRALMVPVAVLPAAAVLMGIGYWIDPVAWGGESMLAAFFIKSGAAIIDNMSLLFAVGVAYGMSKDKDGSAALAGLVGFLVVTTLLSPGAVAAIQGVGADQVSAAFGKINNQFVGILVGVISAELYNRFSEVELPKALTFFSGRRLVPIVTSFVMMGVSFVLMYIWPMIFDGLVTFGTSIKDMGPTGAGIYAFFNRMLIPVGLHHALNSVFWFDVAGINDIPNFLGGAQSLENGNATVGVTGMYQAGFFPIMMFGLLGAALAFIHTAKPENKAKVTSIMMAAGFATFFTGVTEPLEFSFMFVAPVLFVLHAFLTGVSVFIAASMQWIAGFGFSAGLVDLVLSSRNPLATQWYMLLVQGAAFFVIYYVTFRTIIVKFDLKTPGREDAGEEAAAPAKAGKASHVEVAAKVFELVGGKDNLVHVDNCATRLRLDVKDSSLVNDAELKRHVPGVIKPSKTAVQVVIGPQVEFVANALKKLV, encoded by the coding sequence ATGTTTAGCTATTTACAAAAAATTGGTCGTGCACTGATGGTTCCAGTGGCAGTTCTACCTGCTGCTGCTGTATTAATGGGTATTGGTTATTGGATTGACCCTGTAGCATGGGGCGGTGAAAGCATGCTTGCTGCATTCTTCATTAAATCTGGTGCTGCAATCATTGATAACATGTCTCTTCTATTTGCTGTTGGTGTTGCTTATGGTATGTCAAAAGACAAAGACGGTTCAGCCGCGCTTGCTGGTCTTGTTGGCTTCCTCGTTGTGACAACGCTACTTTCACCGGGTGCAGTTGCTGCTATCCAAGGTGTTGGCGCTGACCAAGTTTCTGCAGCCTTCGGTAAAATCAACAACCAATTTGTTGGTATCCTAGTTGGTGTTATCTCTGCTGAACTTTACAACCGCTTCAGTGAAGTTGAGCTGCCTAAAGCACTTACCTTCTTCAGTGGTCGCCGTCTTGTTCCTATCGTAACTTCTTTCGTAATGATGGGTGTATCATTTGTACTTATGTACATCTGGCCAATGATTTTTGATGGTCTAGTAACGTTCGGTACTAGCATTAAAGATATGGGTCCTACAGGCGCTGGTATCTATGCGTTCTTTAACCGTATGCTTATCCCTGTTGGTCTTCACCATGCATTAAACTCAGTATTCTGGTTTGACGTTGCTGGTATTAACGATATCCCTAACTTCCTTGGTGGCGCACAATCACTAGAAAACGGCAACGCAACTGTTGGTGTTACTGGTATGTACCAAGCTGGTTTCTTCCCAATCATGATGTTTGGTCTATTAGGTGCAGCGTTAGCGTTCATCCATACAGCTAAACCTGAAAACAAAGCGAAAGTAACATCTATCATGATGGCTGCTGGTTTTGCAACATTCTTCACAGGTGTTACTGAGCCACTAGAATTCTCATTCATGTTCGTTGCGCCTGTATTATTCGTACTACATGCATTCCTAACGGGTGTGTCTGTATTCATCGCTGCTTCAATGCAGTGGATTGCAGGTTTCGGCTTCAGTGCGGGTCTGGTTGATTTAGTATTATCATCACGTAACCCACTTGCAACTCAGTGGTATATGCTACTAGTTCAAGGTGCTGCATTCTTCGTAATCTACTATGTAACGTTCCGTACTATCATCGTTAAGTTTGACCTTAAAACTCCGGGTCGTGAAGACGCAGGCGAAGAAGCAGCTGCTCCAGCTAAAGCTGGTAAAGCTTCACATGTTGAAGTTGCTGCTAAAGTTTTCGAACTTGTTGGTGGTAAAGACAACTTAGTACACGTTGATAACTGTGCGACACGTCTACGTCTTGATGTTAAAGACTCATCTCTAGTAAATGACGCTGAACTTAAGCGCCACGTACCAGGTGTAATCAAGCCAAGTAAAACTGCTGTTCAAGTAGTGATTGGTCCACAAGTTGAATTCGTTGCTAACGCACTTAAAAAACTTGTTTAA
- the ribB gene encoding 3,4-dihydroxy-2-butanone-4-phosphate synthase, protein MNQSLLSPFGDAITRVETALTALRLGKGVLVVDDEDRENEGDMVYAAESLTNEQMALLIREGSGIVCVCLPDERVKHLELAPMVENNSSQYGTAFTVSIEAAVGVTTGVSAADRVTTIKAAIADNAMPSDLARPGHVYPLRAQPGGVLTRRGHTEGTIDLMKLAGLKPAGVLCEVTNPDGTMARLPEIITFGEKHDLPVLTIEDIVTYRNALLEQVS, encoded by the coding sequence ATGAATCAGTCTTTACTTTCCCCTTTTGGCGACGCAATAACACGTGTTGAAACAGCACTAACTGCATTACGTTTAGGCAAAGGGGTTTTAGTTGTTGATGATGAAGACCGCGAAAATGAAGGTGATATGGTCTATGCGGCTGAGTCGCTGACCAATGAACAAATGGCATTACTGATCCGTGAAGGTAGCGGTATTGTTTGTGTTTGTCTACCAGATGAACGTGTTAAACATTTAGAACTCGCTCCTATGGTTGAGAATAACTCTAGCCAATACGGTACTGCGTTTACGGTAAGTATCGAAGCTGCTGTAGGGGTGACAACGGGTGTATCTGCTGCGGATCGTGTAACAACGATTAAAGCCGCGATTGCTGATAACGCCATGCCAAGCGATCTCGCACGTCCAGGTCATGTTTACCCATTACGCGCGCAGCCTGGCGGTGTATTAACACGTCGCGGGCATACCGAAGGCACTATCGATTTAATGAAACTAGCAGGGTTAAAACCTGCTGGCGTATTATGTGAAGTAACGAACCCTGACGGTACGATGGCGCGCTTACCTGAAATCATTACCTTTGGTGAAAAGCACGATTTACCAGTATTAACGATTGAAGATATTGTGACTTATCGTAATGCACTGTTAGAACAAGTAAGCTAA
- a CDS encoding ROK family protein — protein sequence MKHSPVANIEFIKQVNTASVYRLIDEQKQISRVDLAKLSELAPASITKMTRQLMASGLIKEVAQQASTGGRPAISLTCEIDPFVFLSCKLGRNNLTIALHDIAGTKLNDYRVALSTAPNNDVIPFLLAHIADFISANINSAKQTLIAIAVTSPGLIDRESGTIVYLPKHNLKDIKLGSMLTETFNVPAFIANHTQSLSLAELYFGAAQDCEDSVLLSVHDGVGSGIINNGKIFTNYNNQVGEIGHIRIDPLGLPCHCGSHGCLETIASNEAILKQVTGLIKQGHETSLTLEELSIEAICSAANNGDELAVQVLQRVSKLLGQAIAIIVNLFNPQKVLIKGEIVAAKALIFPIIEHSVQQHALGSFVPNLVISEAEFQNEPSMAGVALVRKSLLEGTLLSYIINEQDA from the coding sequence ATGAAACATAGCCCAGTCGCCAATATTGAATTTATAAAACAAGTGAATACCGCCTCTGTTTATCGCCTTATCGATGAGCAAAAGCAAATTTCACGTGTTGATTTAGCAAAACTTAGCGAGCTAGCGCCTGCTAGTATTACTAAAATGACACGCCAATTAATGGCGTCTGGGTTAATTAAAGAGGTTGCACAACAAGCCTCTACAGGCGGTCGACCAGCCATCTCACTAACTTGCGAGATAGATCCATTTGTCTTTCTTAGTTGTAAACTTGGTCGTAATAATTTAACTATCGCCTTGCATGATATTGCAGGGACTAAGCTGAACGATTATCGTGTTGCGTTAAGCACTGCACCAAACAACGATGTGATCCCGTTTTTATTAGCACACATAGCTGATTTTATTAGCGCTAATATCAACTCAGCAAAACAAACTCTGATCGCCATTGCAGTGACATCTCCAGGTTTAATCGACCGAGAGTCTGGCACTATTGTGTATTTACCGAAGCACAACTTGAAAGATATCAAACTCGGTAGCATGCTCACTGAAACATTTAATGTGCCCGCTTTTATTGCCAATCATACCCAATCGTTATCCTTGGCTGAGCTATATTTTGGCGCCGCGCAAGATTGCGAAGACAGCGTCTTACTGTCGGTACATGATGGTGTTGGCTCTGGCATTATAAATAACGGTAAAATCTTTACGAACTACAACAACCAAGTCGGTGAAATCGGACATATTCGCATTGACCCACTCGGTTTGCCTTGTCACTGTGGTAGTCATGGTTGCTTAGAAACCATCGCCTCTAATGAAGCAATTCTGAAACAGGTAACGGGGTTAATTAAGCAAGGTCATGAAACCTCATTAACGCTTGAAGAGTTAAGCATTGAAGCGATTTGCAGCGCAGCAAACAACGGTGATGAATTAGCCGTGCAAGTATTGCAGCGTGTGAGTAAATTACTCGGCCAAGCAATCGCTATTATTGTAAACCTATTTAACCCACAAAAGGTGTTAATTAAAGGCGAGATCGTCGCAGCAAAAGCACTTATTTTCCCTATTATTGAACACAGCGTACAACAACATGCTTTAGGCAGTTTCGTACCGAATCTCGTAATAAGTGAAGCTGAATTTCAAAATGAACCATCAATGGCTGGTGTTGCGTTAGTGCGTAAATCACTATTAGAAGGTACCTTACTAAGCTATATCATCAATGAACAAGACGCTTAA
- a CDS encoding ATP-dependent DNA helicase RecQ, which translates to MLHQTLQHYFGYDQFREGQEAVINNIVKGDSSAAIFPTGSGKSLCYQVSALHLPNLTLVISPLLALIQDQLLFLKKHNIAAAKIDSSMSVDEARDTMSKVREGEVKILMISVERLKNERFRKFIKQVPISLLVVDEAHCISEWGHNFRPDYLKLPQYQKELNIKQALLLTATATPAVIKDMETKFNIAPENIIKTGFYRANLSLLMHPIAQDKKLHALTRWLGKKSGQASIVYVTLQRTAEELAGALQEFGIEAVAYHAGMPTDIREEVQQKFMRNGIDCIVATIAFGMGIDKSNIRNVVHFDLPKSIENYSQEIGRAGRDGNDSQCLVLANLDNQSILENFVYGDTPELNGIEAVLSEIQSAGTEWEHTLYGLSMSSNLRQAPLKTLLVYLEMQGIIKPLYSYFAEYRFKFLKDPAQILNQFTDEKRVFIEEIFNASPAKRTWATVNFERMSEGYQEQRSRVITALEFLHERNNIVLESKLMTDVYQILNSRFDSQQLATNLHKQFANKEQSEIKRVHAVGQYIQSAQCLSKGLSTYFGDDKAPLQCGTCSVCQGRIAQLPQPASMPALSVEHVTELSQAFISACDKRPTPVLITRFLCGISTPLFMKMKAKKISNFAALQAYPYQQILTLLTNNNFTSA; encoded by the coding sequence ATGCTGCATCAGACGTTACAACACTACTTTGGTTATGATCAATTCAGAGAAGGCCAAGAAGCTGTCATTAACAATATCGTCAAAGGCGATTCAAGTGCAGCCATCTTTCCAACGGGATCGGGTAAATCGTTATGCTATCAAGTTTCCGCATTACATCTGCCTAATCTGACCTTAGTTATTTCACCGTTATTAGCTTTGATCCAAGATCAACTGCTATTCTTAAAAAAGCACAATATCGCTGCCGCTAAAATCGATTCGAGCATGTCCGTTGATGAAGCCCGCGATACCATGTCGAAAGTACGTGAAGGCGAAGTGAAGATCTTGATGATCTCGGTAGAACGTTTGAAGAACGAACGCTTTCGAAAATTCATCAAGCAAGTTCCAATCTCATTGTTAGTAGTCGATGAAGCGCATTGTATTTCAGAGTGGGGGCATAACTTTCGTCCCGATTACCTGAAACTACCGCAATACCAAAAAGAACTGAATATTAAACAAGCCTTGCTATTAACCGCAACAGCAACACCTGCTGTTATTAAAGACATGGAAACCAAGTTTAATATCGCCCCTGAAAATATTATTAAAACCGGTTTCTATCGCGCTAACCTTAGCTTGTTAATGCACCCTATCGCTCAAGACAAAAAGCTTCACGCACTAACGCGCTGGCTAGGTAAGAAGTCTGGACAAGCCTCTATTGTCTACGTCACTCTACAGAGAACCGCAGAAGAGCTTGCTGGTGCCTTGCAAGAGTTTGGTATTGAAGCGGTCGCTTATCATGCTGGTATGCCCACTGATATCCGTGAAGAAGTGCAACAAAAATTTATGCGCAATGGTATCGACTGTATTGTTGCGACGATCGCTTTTGGTATGGGTATTGATAAAAGCAATATCCGCAATGTCGTACATTTTGATTTACCAAAATCGATTGAAAACTACAGCCAAGAAATTGGTCGTGCAGGCCGTGATGGCAACGACTCGCAATGCCTAGTACTAGCCAACTTAGACAACCAAAGCATCCTCGAAAACTTTGTTTATGGTGATACACCTGAGCTGAATGGGATTGAAGCTGTACTGAGCGAGATCCAATCTGCGGGCACAGAGTGGGAACATACTTTATACGGACTATCAATGAGCAGCAACCTGCGCCAAGCACCGTTAAAAACCTTGCTTGTGTATTTAGAAATGCAGGGCATCATCAAGCCTCTGTATTCTTACTTCGCTGAATACCGTTTTAAGTTCTTAAAAGACCCTGCGCAAATACTGAATCAATTCACTGATGAAAAACGTGTCTTTATTGAAGAAATATTTAACGCATCACCAGCGAAACGAACTTGGGCAACCGTTAACTTTGAGCGCATGAGCGAAGGTTATCAAGAACAGCGTAGTCGCGTGATCACTGCGCTAGAATTTTTGCATGAACGCAATAACATCGTGTTGGAGAGTAAATTGATGACCGATGTATATCAAATATTAAACTCACGTTTTGATAGTCAACAATTAGCCACTAACTTGCATAAGCAATTTGCTAATAAAGAGCAAAGTGAAATTAAACGTGTGCATGCGGTTGGTCAATACATTCAAAGTGCGCAATGTTTAAGTAAAGGCCTATCAACTTACTTTGGTGATGATAAAGCACCACTCCAATGTGGCACGTGCTCTGTCTGTCAGGGGCGTATTGCACAGCTGCCACAACCAGCAAGTATGCCAGCATTATCCGTAGAACACGTCACAGAGCTAAGCCAAGCGTTTATTAGTGCTTGTGATAAACGCCCTACGCCCGTATTAATCACACGTTTCTTATGCGGTATCAGCACACCATTATTCATGAAGATGAAAGCAAAGAAGATCAGTAACTTTGCAGCATTGCAAGCTTACCCTTACCAGCAAATACTAACGCTACTAACCAACAATAATTTTACTTCCGCATAA